In Micromonospora sp. WMMA1363, a genomic segment contains:
- a CDS encoding metal-sulfur cluster assembly factor, whose translation MSENTATEATPVAAEGPAAGAAATGGATTEGPATGGGKAAVADVEEAMKDVVDPELGINVVDLGLVYGVHVDDENVATLDMTLTSAACPLTDVIEDQARQALTTGPGGGLVNDIRINWVWLPPWGPDKITDEGRDQLRSLGFNV comes from the coding sequence ATGAGCGAGAACACCGCGACCGAGGCGACCCCGGTTGCCGCCGAGGGCCCGGCGGCCGGTGCCGCGGCCACCGGTGGTGCGACCACCGAGGGACCGGCGACCGGCGGCGGCAAGGCCGCCGTCGCCGACGTCGAGGAGGCGATGAAGGACGTCGTCGACCCCGAGTTGGGCATCAACGTGGTCGACCTGGGCCTGGTGTACGGCGTCCACGTCGACGACGAGAACGTCGCCACCCTGGACATGACGCTCACCTCGGCGGCCTGCCCGCTGACCGACGTCATCGAGGACCAGGCGCGACAGGCGCTGACCACCGGCCCCGGTGGCGGGCTGGTCAACGACATCCGGATCAACTGGGTCTGGCTGCCGCCGTGGGGGCCGGACAAGATCACTGACGAGGGGCGTGACCAGCTCCGCTCCCTCGGTTTCAACGTCTGA
- a CDS encoding calcium-binding protein, protein MLSRSSRTRRFEVVLAAAGLLTVVLAASPAVALQADMPDPTRSPVPLSNKPVASSLPPSDITYRPTDPTDEPRVPAYCYRIASGRFIVGTPGDDTIVGTAADDVIISLEGVDTIDGGGGNDLICAGEGNDIVSGGAGDDTIYGQNGADTVDGGAGDDTIYGQAGSDRIDGGPGGDTIEGGGDPDIIRGGAGDDTVDGLTARGRDLISLTYSTCFLRNRTGPAGDADQIYGGPGNDLLYGGPGNDCISGDDNDDRVYGGHGQDRLAGGTGADLVFGEIGSDTLYSGPRQFIFQRGAPPLLDNAVDRLVGGADHDALHGTAEDILAQ, encoded by the coding sequence ATGCTTTCCAGATCATCACGCACCCGCCGCTTCGAGGTCGTCCTGGCCGCCGCTGGGCTGCTCACCGTCGTGCTGGCTGCTTCCCCCGCGGTCGCGCTCCAGGCCGACATGCCCGACCCGACACGCTCACCGGTACCGCTGTCCAACAAGCCTGTCGCGTCCAGCCTGCCGCCGAGTGACATCACGTACCGGCCGACCGACCCGACCGACGAGCCACGGGTTCCCGCGTACTGCTACCGGATCGCCAGCGGGCGGTTCATCGTCGGTACACCCGGTGACGACACAATCGTGGGCACGGCCGCGGACGACGTCATCATCAGCCTCGAAGGCGTCGACACCATCGATGGAGGCGGTGGCAACGACCTCATCTGCGCCGGAGAGGGCAACGACATCGTGTCCGGCGGTGCTGGCGACGACACGATCTACGGCCAGAACGGAGCCGACACCGTCGACGGCGGTGCTGGCGACGACACGATCTACGGCCAGGCCGGCAGCGACAGGATCGACGGCGGACCCGGCGGGGACACGATCGAGGGTGGCGGCGACCCCGACATCATCCGGGGCGGGGCCGGCGACGACACGGTCGACGGATTGACCGCCCGGGGCCGCGATCTCATCAGCCTGACCTACTCGACCTGCTTCCTCCGCAACCGCACCGGCCCTGCCGGTGATGCCGACCAGATCTACGGTGGACCTGGCAACGACCTCCTCTACGGGGGCCCAGGTAACGACTGCATCAGCGGTGACGACAACGACGACCGCGTGTACGGCGGGCATGGACAGGACCGGCTCGCCGGCGGCACCGGAGCGGACCTGGTGTTCGGCGAAATCGGGAGTGACACGCTGTACAGCGGCCCGCGACAGTTCATCTTCCAGCGGGGTGCGCCCCCGCTGCTCGACAACGCAGTCGATCGCCTCGTTGGCGGAGCCGATCACGACGCACTCCACGGCACGGCTGAGGACATCCTCGCCCAGTAG
- a CDS encoding sigma-70 family RNA polymerase sigma factor, which produces MARLRAGDESAFASIYESHGDAVFATALWMTEDRQLAADVTQEVFIALWERPDRYEPERGALRLFLIVVTRRRAIDLLRSRVAARQREARHGLAEVSGPDPSEQVEARLKSAAVRAAVEQLPDEQRRVVELVYYGGLSHRQVAARLGIPEGTAKSRVRLALARLRGTLHQREGVSWI; this is translated from the coding sequence GTGGCTCGACTTCGTGCGGGTGACGAGTCGGCGTTCGCGTCGATCTACGAGTCGCACGGTGACGCCGTGTTCGCCACGGCGCTGTGGATGACTGAGGATCGCCAACTCGCGGCCGACGTGACCCAGGAGGTGTTCATCGCCTTGTGGGAGCGCCCAGACCGTTACGAGCCGGAACGCGGCGCGCTGCGGCTGTTCCTGATCGTGGTGACCAGGCGTCGAGCGATCGATCTGCTGCGTAGCCGCGTTGCCGCACGCCAGCGGGAGGCACGCCACGGGCTCGCTGAGGTCTCGGGTCCCGATCCCAGCGAACAGGTCGAGGCACGGCTGAAGTCGGCTGCGGTGCGCGCCGCGGTGGAGCAACTGCCAGACGAGCAGCGCCGGGTGGTCGAACTGGTGTATTACGGAGGGCTGAGTCACCGTCAGGTGGCGGCCCGGTTGGGTATCCCCGAGGGCACCGCGAAGTCCCGGGTACGGCTTGCCCTGGCGCGGCTACGCGGGACACTGCACCAGCGGGAGGGTGTGTCGTGGATCTGA
- a CDS encoding maleylpyruvate isomerase family mycothiol-dependent enzyme, whose amino-acid sequence MDLTPRDLGARIMSAARARRAPGFSIESGETVADGPQVYEELTDVVAAVLHGLPNEGWAQPARPYRWSVHDLLGHLLAVERYTATRLGVPGMGGIPEPGDDHHLTFADAVIAFERTRAPTNTLADWWEVVGRVRDIARPGLLPDRPVALHGLRLHPPALLVLRGFELWIHAEDISRAVHAPPTIPSAGAVRAMAELSIGKLVPLALPAVRVAPARDVRVVLTGAGGGTWNLALGDGQASALLVLDVVEYCRYAAGRHDRADLDVHIEGDAALVEDVLAASRLLAV is encoded by the coding sequence GTGGATCTGACCCCGCGGGATCTGGGTGCGCGCATCATGTCGGCCGCGCGGGCCCGCCGCGCTCCCGGCTTCTCGATCGAGTCGGGTGAGACCGTGGCGGACGGCCCGCAGGTGTACGAGGAACTGACCGATGTGGTCGCCGCGGTGCTTCACGGTCTGCCCAACGAGGGGTGGGCTCAGCCTGCACGGCCGTATCGCTGGTCGGTGCATGACCTGCTGGGCCATCTGCTCGCGGTGGAGCGCTACACGGCGACGCGGCTCGGTGTCCCCGGCATGGGTGGTATCCCGGAACCCGGGGACGACCACCATCTCACCTTCGCCGACGCGGTGATCGCGTTCGAGCGGACCCGTGCCCCCACCAACACGCTGGCCGATTGGTGGGAGGTGGTCGGCAGGGTGCGCGACATCGCCCGGCCCGGGCTGTTGCCCGATCGGCCGGTGGCCCTGCACGGCTTGCGGCTGCACCCGCCCGCATTGCTGGTGTTGCGCGGATTCGAGCTGTGGATCCACGCCGAAGACATCAGCCGGGCTGTGCACGCGCCACCCACGATTCCATCGGCAGGGGCGGTGCGCGCGATGGCCGAGCTGTCGATCGGGAAGCTGGTGCCGTTGGCACTGCCGGCCGTGCGCGTGGCGCCGGCGCGCGATGTGCGGGTCGTGCTCACCGGCGCCGGCGGCGGTACCTGGAACCTGGCATTGGGTGATGGGCAGGCGTCAGCGCTGCTGGTTCTGGACGTTGTCGAGTACTGCCGCTACGCGGCGGGCCGCCACGACCGCGCCGATCTGGACGTGCATATCGAGGGCGATGCCGCGTTGGTCGAGGACGTGTTGGCCGCCAGCCGTCTTCTGGCCGTCTGA
- a CDS encoding helix-turn-helix domain-containing protein, with product MAATGTATSTEKGRRIVGAERQTLAKDLVKRYTSGESIRALAASTGRSYGFIHRVLTESGVQLRQRGGARRRKKA from the coding sequence ATGGCAGCCACCGGCACAGCCACCAGCACTGAGAAGGGTCGCCGGATCGTCGGAGCCGAGCGTCAGACGCTCGCCAAGGACCTGGTCAAGCGGTACACCTCGGGGGAGAGCATCCGCGCACTCGCGGCCTCGACCGGCCGATCCTACGGGTTCATCCACCGGGTGCTCACCGAGTCCGGGGTGCAGCTGCGCCAGCGTGGCGGCGCCCGGCGCCGCAAGAAGGCGTGA
- a CDS encoding ABC transporter ATP-binding protein, which produces MAGGGMAGWSMLRSLRSRDEISTHRLQRGVARRIVAFARPYRRDIVVFLVTVVLAAVIGVATPVLAGDVIDAITRGGTEAGALVVRLALVIAALAVADALLSLVQRWYSARIGEGIILDLRTRVYDHVQRMPLQFFTRTQTGALVSRLNNDVLGAQRAFTSTLSGVVSNVIQLVLTAAVMFTLSWQITALSLVLLPVFIIPARRVGRRLADITREAYNLDAKMNATMTERFNVAGALLVKLFGRPEAEADRFADRAQRVRDIGIQSAMYSRTFFVAMLLVASLAQALTYGLGGWLAVTGSVSAGTVVTLALLLTRLYGPLTALSNVRVDVMSALVSFDRVFEVLDLSPAITEDPAAVPVPRGAGRVEFRDVRFRYPSAAESSLASLEEVATLDRTFAEPVLKGVSFTVEPGQMVALVGPSGAGKSTLSTLISRIYDVTDGQVLVGGVDVRDATLDSLRDEIGVVTQDSHLFHETIAENLRYAKPEATDDELWAALAGAQVADLVRALPEGLDTVVGERGYRFSGGEKQRIAIARLLLKAPSIVILDEATAHLDSESEAAVQRALSVALTGRTALVIAHRLSTVRDADQILVLDQGRIVERGRHEELVAVGGLYAELYRTQFAVADSPAPFQGMTGSEPVALPMRTYLADEALPPAAAN; this is translated from the coding sequence ATGGCCGGTGGCGGCATGGCCGGGTGGAGCATGCTCCGGTCGTTGCGCAGCCGGGACGAGATCTCCACCCACCGGCTCCAGCGGGGGGTCGCGCGACGGATCGTGGCCTTCGCCCGACCGTACCGACGCGACATCGTCGTCTTCCTCGTCACCGTGGTGCTGGCCGCGGTGATCGGCGTCGCCACGCCGGTGCTCGCCGGCGACGTCATCGACGCGATCACCCGGGGCGGCACCGAGGCCGGAGCCCTGGTGGTCCGGCTGGCGCTGGTGATCGCCGCCCTGGCGGTGGCCGATGCCCTGCTCTCCCTCGTCCAGCGGTGGTATTCGGCGCGCATCGGCGAAGGCATCATCCTCGACCTGCGCACCCGGGTCTATGACCACGTCCAGCGGATGCCGCTGCAGTTCTTCACCCGGACGCAGACCGGTGCGCTGGTCAGCCGACTCAACAACGACGTGCTCGGCGCGCAGCGAGCCTTCACGTCCACGCTGTCCGGCGTGGTCAGCAACGTCATCCAGTTGGTGCTCACCGCCGCGGTGATGTTCACCCTCTCCTGGCAGATCACCGCGCTGTCGCTGGTCCTGCTCCCGGTCTTCATCATCCCGGCACGTCGGGTCGGCCGGCGTCTCGCCGACATCACCCGCGAGGCGTACAACCTCGACGCGAAGATGAACGCGACGATGACCGAGCGGTTCAACGTCGCCGGGGCGCTGCTGGTCAAGCTCTTCGGCCGGCCGGAGGCCGAGGCGGACCGGTTCGCCGACCGGGCCCAGCGGGTCCGTGACATCGGTATCCAGTCCGCGATGTACTCGCGGACGTTCTTCGTCGCCATGCTGCTGGTGGCGTCGCTCGCGCAGGCGCTCACCTACGGGCTGGGCGGGTGGCTGGCGGTGACTGGCAGCGTCAGCGCCGGCACGGTGGTGACGCTCGCGCTGCTGCTCACCCGCCTCTACGGCCCGCTCACCGCGCTGTCCAACGTCCGGGTGGACGTGATGAGCGCGCTCGTCTCCTTCGATCGGGTCTTCGAGGTGCTCGACCTGAGTCCGGCGATCACGGAGGATCCGGCGGCTGTCCCGGTGCCCCGGGGTGCCGGCCGGGTCGAGTTCCGGGACGTACGTTTCCGTTATCCGAGCGCGGCCGAGAGTTCGCTCGCCTCCCTCGAGGAGGTCGCCACCCTCGACCGTACGTTCGCCGAGCCGGTGCTCAAGGGCGTCTCGTTCACCGTCGAGCCGGGGCAGATGGTCGCCCTCGTCGGGCCCTCCGGCGCGGGCAAGTCGACGCTGTCCACGCTGATCTCCCGCATCTACGACGTGACCGACGGCCAGGTTCTGGTCGGCGGCGTCGACGTCCGTGACGCGACCCTCGACTCGCTGCGCGACGAGATCGGCGTGGTCACGCAGGACTCACACCTGTTTCACGAGACCATCGCGGAGAACCTGCGTTACGCCAAGCCGGAGGCCACCGACGACGAGCTCTGGGCGGCCCTGGCCGGGGCGCAGGTCGCGGATCTCGTGCGTGCCCTGCCGGAAGGCCTCGACACCGTCGTCGGTGAGCGCGGCTACCGCTTCTCCGGGGGCGAGAAGCAGCGCATCGCGATCGCCCGGCTGTTGCTCAAGGCACCGTCGATCGTCATCCTCGACGAGGCCACCGCCCACCTCGACTCGGAGAGTGAGGCCGCGGTGCAGCGAGCGCTCTCGGTGGCGTTGACCGGGCGTACCGCCCTGGTGATCGCGCACCGGCTCTCCACCGTCCGCGACGCCGACCAGATCCTCGTGCTCGACCAGGGACGGATCGTCGAGCGGGGCCGGCACGAGGAACTGGTTGCCGTCGGAGGGCTCTACGCCGAGCTGTACCGGACGCAGTTCGCCGTCGCCGACTCGCCGGCGCCGTTCCAGGGCATGACCGGCTCGGAGCCGGTGGCGTTGCCGATGCGCACCTACCTCGCCGACGAGGCCCTGCCGCCGGCTGCCGCCAACTGA
- a CDS encoding ABC-F family ATP-binding cassette domain-containing protein, translating into MITATGLELRAGARILLSDTTLRVQPGDRIGLVGRNGAGKTTTLKVLAGEGQPYAGQIDRRSNIGYLPQDPRTGDLEVTGRDRVLSARGLDVLMAQMKELEAKLAESADERLVRRYGALEDQFASLGGYAAEAEAARICANLGLPDRALAQTIGTLSGGQRRRIELARILFRDAGENGGGILLLDEPTNHLDADSITWLRGFLANHKGGLIVISHDASLLAAVVNKVWFLDATRSVVDTYNLGWKAYLEARETDERRRRRERANAEKKAGALMAQADKMRAKATKTVAAQNMARRAERLLSGLDEVRVADKVAKVRFPTPAPCGKTPLTAAGLSKSYGSLEIFTDVDVAVDRGSRVAILGLNGAGKTTLLRILGGLLEADTGEVRPGHGLLLGYYAQEHETLDVERTILEHMRSAAPDQSDTDLRKILGAFLFSGEDVDKPAGVLSGGEKTRLALATLVCSGANVLLLDEPTNNLDPISREQVLDAIARYPGAIVLVTHDPGAVAALKPDRAILLPDGDEDAWSDDLLELVELA; encoded by the coding sequence ATGATCACTGCCACCGGCCTGGAACTCCGTGCCGGCGCCCGGATCCTGCTGTCCGATACCACGTTGCGGGTGCAGCCCGGTGACCGCATCGGCCTGGTCGGCCGCAACGGAGCCGGCAAGACCACCACGCTCAAGGTCCTGGCCGGTGAGGGCCAGCCGTACGCCGGCCAGATCGACCGGCGGAGCAACATCGGCTACCTGCCGCAGGACCCGCGCACCGGCGACCTCGAGGTGACCGGGCGGGACCGGGTCCTCTCCGCCCGTGGCCTGGACGTGCTGATGGCCCAGATGAAGGAGCTGGAGGCCAAGCTGGCCGAGAGCGCGGACGAGAGGTTGGTCCGCCGCTACGGTGCGCTCGAGGACCAGTTCGCCTCCCTCGGTGGGTACGCCGCCGAGGCGGAGGCCGCCCGGATCTGCGCCAACCTCGGCCTGCCCGACCGGGCCCTCGCCCAAACCATCGGCACCCTCTCCGGCGGCCAGCGGCGCCGCATCGAGCTGGCTCGGATCCTGTTCCGCGACGCCGGCGAGAACGGCGGCGGCATCCTGCTGCTCGACGAGCCGACCAACCACCTCGACGCCGACTCGATCACCTGGTTGCGCGGCTTCCTCGCCAACCACAAGGGCGGCCTGATCGTGATCTCGCACGACGCGTCGCTGCTGGCGGCTGTGGTCAACAAGGTCTGGTTCCTCGACGCCACCAGGTCCGTGGTCGACACGTACAACCTGGGCTGGAAGGCGTACCTGGAGGCGCGGGAGACCGACGAGCGGCGCCGCCGCCGGGAGCGGGCCAACGCCGAGAAGAAGGCCGGCGCGCTGATGGCCCAGGCCGACAAGATGCGGGCCAAGGCCACCAAGACGGTGGCCGCGCAGAACATGGCCCGCCGTGCCGAGCGGCTGCTGTCCGGCCTGGACGAGGTGCGCGTCGCCGACAAGGTGGCGAAGGTGCGTTTCCCGACGCCCGCGCCGTGCGGCAAGACCCCGCTGACCGCCGCCGGCCTGTCCAAGTCGTACGGGTCGCTGGAGATCTTCACCGACGTCGACGTCGCGGTGGACCGGGGCTCGCGAGTGGCGATTCTCGGTCTCAACGGGGCCGGGAAGACCACGCTGCTGCGGATCCTCGGCGGCCTGCTGGAGGCGGACACCGGCGAGGTGCGGCCGGGGCACGGGCTGCTCCTGGGCTACTACGCCCAGGAGCACGAGACCCTGGACGTGGAGCGGACCATCCTCGAGCACATGCGCAGCGCGGCGCCCGACCAGAGCGACACCGACCTGCGCAAGATCCTCGGCGCCTTCCTCTTCTCCGGCGAGGACGTGGACAAGCCCGCCGGGGTGCTCTCCGGTGGCGAGAAGACCCGGCTCGCCCTGGCCACCCTGGTCTGTTCGGGTGCGAACGTGCTGCTGCTGGACGAGCCGACGAACAACCTTGACCCGATCAGCCGTGAGCAGGTGCTCGACGCGATCGCCCGCTACCCGGGGGCGATCGTGCTGGTCACCCACGATCCCGGCGCGGTGGCCGCGCTCAAGCCGGATCGTGCCATCCTGCTGCCCGACGGCGACGAGGACGCCTGGAGCGATGATCTCCTCGAACTGGTCGAACTGGCCTGA
- the sufU gene encoding Fe-S cluster assembly sulfur transfer protein SufU encodes MQLDQLYQEIILDHYKHPHGRGLRDADDSAATVAEAHHVNPTCGDEVTVRVATDGEVLHDVSYDGMGCSISQASASVLHELLAGREVGDAFVVHEAFVELMSGRGQVTPDEDVLGDGVAFAGVARYPARVKCALLPWMAFKDAAARAGVGVSPTEVKA; translated from the coding sequence ATGCAGCTCGACCAGCTCTACCAGGAGATCATCCTGGACCACTACAAGCACCCGCACGGCCGTGGCCTGCGCGACGCGGACGATTCGGCGGCGACGGTCGCCGAGGCGCACCACGTCAACCCGACCTGCGGTGACGAGGTCACCGTACGCGTGGCCACCGACGGCGAGGTGCTGCACGACGTGTCGTACGACGGGATGGGCTGCTCGATCAGCCAGGCCTCGGCGAGCGTGCTGCACGAACTGCTCGCCGGCCGCGAGGTCGGCGACGCGTTCGTGGTGCACGAGGCGTTCGTGGAGTTGATGTCCGGCCGTGGCCAGGTCACGCCGGACGAGGACGTGCTCGGTGACGGGGTCGCGTTCGCGGGCGTCGCCCGCTACCCCGCCCGGGTGAAGTGCGCGCTGTTGCCGTGGATGGCGTTCAAGGACGCCGCGGCGCGCGCCGGCGTGGGCGTGAGCCCGACGGAGGTGAAGGCATGA
- a CDS encoding enoyl-CoA hydratase/isomerase family protein has product MTAEATGVRLECDGPIATVTLCRPDVLNAQTPAMWRAMNDFSRDLPGDVRVVVVRGEGRAFSAGLDLSVAGASGPGSFAELSALPEQACADRIAEFQAGFTWLHRPDLISVAAVRGHAIGAGFQLALACDLRVLADDAKLSMAEVTLGLVPDLAGTKRLVELVGYSRALEICATGRRMDAAEADRIGLATLVVPTAELDNAVRDLTAGVLAGNRAAVVEIKALLAGAVGRSHADQQRAEREAQTRRLRDLAGRGE; this is encoded by the coding sequence GTGACCGCCGAGGCGACCGGGGTACGGCTGGAATGCGACGGGCCGATCGCGACGGTCACGTTGTGTCGGCCCGACGTGCTCAACGCCCAGACCCCGGCGATGTGGCGCGCGATGAACGACTTCTCCCGGGACCTGCCCGGCGATGTGCGCGTCGTGGTCGTCCGAGGCGAGGGCCGCGCGTTCTCCGCCGGCCTCGATCTGTCGGTGGCCGGCGCGTCCGGGCCGGGTTCGTTCGCCGAGCTGTCCGCCCTGCCCGAGCAGGCGTGCGCGGACCGCATCGCGGAGTTCCAAGCCGGTTTCACCTGGCTGCATCGGCCCGACCTCATCTCGGTGGCGGCCGTGCGGGGCCACGCGATCGGCGCCGGTTTCCAGCTGGCGCTCGCCTGCGACCTGCGGGTGCTCGCCGACGACGCCAAGCTCTCCATGGCCGAGGTGACGCTCGGCCTGGTCCCGGACCTCGCCGGCACCAAGCGCCTGGTCGAGTTGGTGGGGTATTCGCGTGCTCTGGAGATCTGTGCCACGGGGCGCCGGATGGACGCCGCCGAGGCCGACCGGATCGGCCTGGCGACTCTGGTCGTGCCGACCGCTGAGCTGGACAACGCCGTCCGTGATCTGACCGCCGGTGTGCTCGCCGGTAACCGGGCCGCGGTCGTGGAGATCAAGGCGCTGCTCGCCGGCGCCGTCGGCCGATCACACGCCGACCAACAGCGGGCGGAGCGGGAGGCCCAGACCCGGCGGTTGCGGGATCTCGCCGGGCGAGGAGAGTAG
- a CDS encoding acVLRF1 family peptidyl-tRNA hydrolase: protein MSRWPAAGGGRWVDVDPGRVTRWVAGFAERHGPPETTPRDYGLLLSAPDGATAELHSPPGAPGAGDLGGFVAAAKAPRRLGLLLARKGAVAVGVAVGEKLTASKVDTRYVQGRTAAGGWSQQRFARRRDNQAKAATADAVELAVRLLLPEVAVLAALVCGGDRRAVDAVLADRRLAPLAGLRAERLLDVPEPRRAVLDAAVAAARAVHVLIRDPET, encoded by the coding sequence GTGAGCAGGTGGCCGGCAGCCGGCGGTGGTCGTTGGGTCGATGTGGACCCGGGCCGGGTGACGCGCTGGGTCGCCGGCTTCGCCGAGCGGCACGGTCCGCCGGAGACGACCCCGCGGGACTACGGCCTGCTGCTCAGTGCCCCGGACGGTGCGACCGCCGAGCTGCACAGCCCGCCCGGCGCGCCCGGCGCCGGCGACCTCGGCGGGTTCGTGGCCGCGGCAAAGGCGCCCCGGCGGCTTGGCCTGCTCCTCGCCCGCAAGGGAGCGGTGGCGGTAGGCGTCGCCGTGGGGGAGAAGCTGACGGCGTCGAAAGTTGACACCCGCTACGTGCAGGGGCGCACGGCGGCCGGCGGCTGGTCCCAGCAGCGGTTCGCCCGGCGGCGGGACAACCAGGCGAAGGCGGCCACGGCGGACGCGGTCGAGCTGGCCGTACGCCTGCTGCTGCCGGAGGTGGCGGTGTTGGCCGCGCTGGTCTGCGGCGGCGACCGGCGGGCGGTCGACGCCGTGCTGGCCGACCGCCGACTCGCGCCGCTTGCGGGGCTGCGCGCCGAGCGCCTGCTCGACGTCCCGGAACCCCGGCGCGCGGTCCTCGACGCCGCCGTTGCCGCAGCCCGGGCCGTGCACGTCCTGATTCGGGACCCGGAGACGTGA